In Apium graveolens cultivar Ventura chromosome 10, ASM990537v1, whole genome shotgun sequence, the following are encoded in one genomic region:
- the LOC141691992 gene encoding uncharacterized protein LOC141691992 produces MLHPPRSEESLEEFPHLWWILHVDGVVNNEGAGAGIVLVSPEGHHLMSAIHFKFYATNNDAKYEALINGLKITLEMGVRNLIARSDSELVVNQVNGGFQARGPRTELYLRCTQRLIGMFKEVRLECVPREKNSNTDALAKMGSQQEAVLLGSIPLEIQEIPSIPEVETMRVDEAPKQTWMTPILAYIRKGTLPVDKFMARRLRYQAARYVIYDEVLYKRGFNQPLLRTCDRCQRFANYSSMSATLLTPMASPWSFAMWGIDLIGELPKAKGDVKYAVVAVD; encoded by the exons ATGCTACATCCGCCTCGTTCTGAGGAATCTTTGGAAGAATTTCCGCATCtttggtggatcttgcatgtggatggggTGGTTAACAATGAAGGAGCAGGTGCGGGTATAGTACTTGTGTCTCCGGAGGGTCACCATCTGATGAGCGCcattcatttcaagttttatgcaacCAATAATGATGCGAAATATGAGGCGCTGATTAATGGCCTGAAAATCACTTTGGAAATGGGGGTGCGGAACTTAATTGCAAGGAGTGACTCCGAGTTGGTAGTGAATCAGGTGAACGGGGGATTTCAAGCGCGAGGCCCACGAacagaattatacttgagatgtACACAGCGCCTGATTGGAATGTTCAAAGAAGTTAGATTGGAATGTGTTCCGCGGGAGAAGAACAGTAATACGGATGCTCTGGCAAAAATGGGGTCGCAACAAGAGGCTGTGTTGTTAGGATCCATCCCCCTTGAAATCCAGGAgattcctagtatcccagagGTAGAAACTATGCGAGTGGATGAGGCTCCCAAGCAGACATGGATGACGCCCATTTTAGCCTACATTCGCAAGGGAACACTCCCCGTGGATAAGTTTATGGCTCGCCGACTCCGCTATCAGGCTGCAAGATACGTGATATACGACGAAGTCTTGTACAAAAGAGGGTTCAACCAACCTCTGCTTAG gacatgtgatcgctgccagcgcttTGCAAACTACTCGTCTATGTCGGCGACACTCTTGACGCCTATGGCAAGCCCGTGGTCGttcgccatgtggggaattgatcttatCGGGGAGTTGCCGAAAGCTAAAGGAGACGTCAAATATGCAGTGGTTGCGGTCGATTAA
- the LOC141691993 gene encoding uncharacterized protein LOC141691993, which translates to MLIGAMNVHRVFLDNGSSTNILYYSTYKKLGFPDSDMYFEDAHVYGFTGEAVRVMGSVRLPVTLGEGALSVTQMIDFKFPTPNGVGSLRESQYESRDCYHKAVKEFHRIRYEGKDLPFEDAEDIHDKPSGEVHAHYFVESPGKEETNVFGNSFLTRGRISRIRSVEEVVVNHIEAIIQKEVNGEKLEGRSEILQGIRQKRRPVSGERAITLKEEVDRLLEVGLIKESFYPEWLVNPVLVKKPNGKWRTCVDFTDLNKACPKDSFPLPRIDQLVDATAGHALLSFMDAYSVSVYSISAVLVREEDGQQSPVYYVSKRLHDTETRYTSMEKLVYAMILASRKLRPYFQAHRVEVRTAYPL; encoded by the exons ATGCTCATTGGGGCAATGAACGTACATCGAGTCTTCTTGGATAATGGGAGTTCTACAAACATCTTGTACTACAGCACCTACAAAAAGCTGGGTTTTCCAGATAGTGACATGTATTTCGAAGATGCGCACGTCTATGGCTTTACTGGGGAAGCAGTGAGAGTCATGGGTTCTGTCAGGCTTCCCGTCACACTCGGGGAAGGGGCCTTGTCGGTTACCCAAATGATAGATTTCAAG ttcccaacGCCAAACGGGGTTGGCAGTCTGAGAGAGTCACAGTATGAGTCACGCGACTGCTATCATAAGGCTGTCAAAGAATTTCATAGAATAAGGTATGAAGGGAAAGATCTCCCATTTGAGGATGCAGAAGATATTCATGACAAACCAAGTGGAGAGGTTCATGCCCACTATTTCGTTGAAAGCCCCGGAAAGGAAGAAACCAATGTCTTTGGTAATTCTTTTTTGACGCGGGGACGTATTTCGAGGATCCGTAGCGTGGAGGAAGTGGTGGTGAACCATATCGAGGCGATCATACAGAAAGAGGTTAACGGGGAAAagttggaaggaagaagtgagattttgcaaG GCATACGTCAGAAACGCCGCCCGGTAAGTGGAGAAAGGGCAATAACGTTAAAAGAAGAAGTGGACCGATTGTTGGAGGTGGGGCTGATCAAAGAGTCTTTCTATCCCGAGTGGCTTGTAAATCCAGTATTGGTGAAGAAACCGAACGGGAAGTGGAGAacatgtgtggatttcacagATCTCAATAAGGCCTGTCCAAAGGACAGCTTCCCATTGCCAAGAATCGATCAGTTGGTTGATGCAACAGCGGGGCATGCGTTACTGAGctttatggatgcatactccg TGTCTGTATATTCGATCAGTGCAGTTCTGGTTAGAGAAGAAGATGGGCAGCAATCACCAGTGTACTACGTGAGCAAGCGGTTACACGACACTGAAACTCGCTACACAAGTATGGAGAAACTGGTTTACGCCATGATTCTTGCGTCAAGAAAATTGCGACCGTATTTTCAAGCCCATAGAGTTGAAGTTCGCACAGCATACCCGCTGTGA